A single Desulfatibacillum aliphaticivorans DSM 15576 DNA region contains:
- a CDS encoding flagellar hook-length control protein FliK, producing MALPIDPGNIRRFGPDLLQLADPKAKFVFNPKDVLSAKVLKSLNPGQFLLSVRGNQIIAQSNAELIPGKVYLMEVKSVDPVPVLALAKEAQAESQGRALAKLVDGLRQSPFKDLMGLLDLKGEGAAAKAPPAAKEELQALSNLLSRLTLGGGKPLTADAVRNFVQNSGMMWESKLGAQAASANPFQSPQALLDNDLKALVMQLLSRPEMQNTPQAERLAAFVDNLQGLQLANVTAMEENGRFFLSVPFLQGGEHRFVQFMADLSRESGGKDEAGKDRLITASLCLDLSALGPIRADAALLGRFLRAGFSLSSQENADFLKARAHELESRLVGHGFQLMDLTFHVEEQSYLENISLADELFSEPPNGLDFVI from the coding sequence ATGGCCCTCCCCATTGATCCAGGCAATATCCGCCGGTTCGGCCCGGACCTCCTGCAATTGGCGGATCCCAAGGCGAAATTCGTCTTTAACCCCAAAGACGTCCTCTCCGCGAAAGTCTTAAAGAGCTTAAACCCCGGACAATTCTTGCTTTCGGTCCGGGGCAATCAGATAATCGCTCAATCCAACGCCGAACTCATTCCCGGAAAAGTCTATTTGATGGAAGTTAAAAGCGTGGATCCCGTGCCTGTTTTGGCCCTGGCCAAAGAAGCTCAGGCCGAAAGCCAGGGCAGGGCGCTCGCCAAGCTGGTGGATGGATTGCGGCAATCTCCTTTCAAGGACTTGATGGGGCTGCTGGATCTGAAAGGGGAGGGCGCCGCGGCAAAGGCGCCCCCCGCCGCCAAAGAGGAGTTGCAAGCCCTGAGCAACCTTCTAAGCCGACTGACGCTGGGGGGCGGCAAGCCGCTCACGGCTGATGCTGTCAGGAATTTTGTGCAGAATTCCGGCATGATGTGGGAGAGCAAGCTGGGCGCTCAGGCCGCCTCAGCCAATCCCTTCCAATCGCCCCAGGCTTTGCTGGATAACGACTTGAAAGCCCTGGTCATGCAGCTTTTATCCCGTCCTGAAATGCAAAACACGCCCCAGGCCGAAAGACTGGCGGCCTTTGTAGATAACCTGCAAGGCCTTCAGCTTGCCAATGTCACCGCCATGGAGGAGAACGGGCGGTTTTTCCTGTCCGTTCCGTTTTTGCAGGGAGGAGAGCACCGGTTTGTGCAGTTCATGGCCGATTTGTCCAGGGAGTCCGGCGGTAAGGATGAAGCAGGCAAAGACCGCCTGATAACCGCTTCCTTATGTCTGGATTTATCCGCTTTAGGGCCAATTCGGGCTGACGCGGCGCTGCTGGGCCGGTTTTTGCGCGCCGGTTTTAGCCTTTCTTCTCAGGAAAATGCGGATTTTTTAAAAGCCAGGGCTCATGAACTGGAAAGCAGGCTGGTCGGCCATGGCTTTCAGCTCATGGATCTGACCTTTCATGTGGAGGAACAGTCTTATTTGGAAAACATCTCCCTGGCCGACGAATTGTTTTCCGAACCTCCAAACGGGCTGGATTTTGTGATTTAA